One segment of Deltaproteobacteria bacterium DNA contains the following:
- a CDS encoding HAD family hydrolase, which yields MATNRLTPMFRVKGIMFDVDGTLADSVEFFHEIAQEILRLAGAPPADREHVFAMMRLGDAAPMEKLFPPDFPNPSATLKRIVDSRMHGWMQRYHHDTEAIPGSIELLHDLAAQGFQLGIATSSGRALPFLDRWGVRHLFAGIIGREDVEHRKPHPEPIFKCLGYLRLPPQQALYIGDSLVDIRAGKAANVYTLGVLTGTSPHDMLHQESPDHILDSVANLRDLLHPIR from the coding sequence ATGGCAACGAATCGGCTAACCCCCATGTTTCGTGTCAAAGGGATCATGTTCGACGTGGACGGCACCTTGGCGGACTCGGTGGAGTTCTTCCACGAGATCGCCCAGGAAATCCTACGCTTAGCCGGTGCCCCGCCCGCAGACCGCGAACACGTGTTCGCGATGATGCGGCTGGGAGACGCTGCACCGATGGAAAAGCTCTTCCCACCTGATTTCCCCAACCCCAGCGCGACTCTCAAACGCATCGTCGACAGCCGTATGCACGGGTGGATGCAGCGCTATCACCACGACACCGAAGCGATTCCTGGGAGTATTGAGCTGCTGCACGACCTAGCCGCGCAAGGGTTTCAGCTGGGCATCGCCACTTCTTCGGGCCGCGCCTTACCGTTTCTCGACCGCTGGGGGGTCCGTCACCTTTTCGCTGGCATCATCGGTCGCGAGGATGTCGAACACCGCAAACCGCATCCTGAACCCATCTTCAAATGCCTCGGCTACCTCCGTCTGCCACCTCAGCAGGCCCTGTACATCGGCGATTCACTCGTCGATATTCGCGCCGGCAAAGCCGCGAACGTCTACACCCTTGGCGTGCTGACCGGCACCAGCCCCCACGACATGCTGCACCAAGAAAGCCCGGACCACATCCTGGACAGCGTCGCCAATCTCCGCGACCTCCTGCATCCGATCCGATAA
- a CDS encoding dephospho-CoA kinase, giving the protein MKTIGLTGGIGSGKSTISQILAALGAFVIDADKVGHEIYLPGKEAWRQVTAAFGQDILAPDRTIDRKKLGALVFGSDAARKQLNSIVHPLMFQDIRRRIDEKRAEGFTQPIVVEAAILIEANWLPLTDEVWVVVTNKNAVIDRVTTQRGMAAKDTEARIASQLSDAERLKHAHFVIANDGSQEELERKVQDAWQRIG; this is encoded by the coding sequence ATGAAAACCATAGGATTAACCGGTGGCATTGGCTCGGGAAAAAGCACCATTTCGCAGATCCTCGCGGCACTCGGCGCATTTGTCATCGATGCGGATAAGGTCGGGCACGAGATCTATCTGCCAGGAAAAGAAGCGTGGCGGCAAGTCACTGCCGCGTTCGGTCAGGACATTCTCGCTCCGGATCGGACCATCGATCGCAAAAAACTCGGAGCCCTCGTGTTCGGCAGCGACGCGGCCCGTAAACAACTGAACTCCATCGTCCATCCGCTTATGTTCCAAGACATCCGCCGCCGCATCGACGAGAAGCGCGCGGAAGGGTTCACACAGCCGATCGTGGTAGAAGCCGCCATTCTGATCGAAGCCAACTGGTTGCCGCTAACGGATGAAGTGTGGGTAGTGGTCACGAATAAGAATGCCGTCATTGATCGCGTCACCACCCAACGCGGCATGGCAGCCAAAGACACTGAAGCCCGCATCGCCAGCCAGTTGTCCGACGCCGAGCGCCTGAAGCACGCTCACTTCGTGATTGCCAACGACGGTTCGCAAGAAGAGCTAGAGCGGAAAGTCCAAGACGCATGGCAACGAATCGGCTAA
- a CDS encoding FG-GAP repeat protein, producing MVRYFRLVASLACFLLFSQALPAVGKSRYLMLDNPIRMTFGGFASSMVVAGDVDGDGVNDLLVGAYEFQVRYESPDRHLEPDNISEHQGRAFVFSGKTGNLLLTLNAPEPMAYAAFGFALASAGDVNKDGTPDLLVGAFGYGVTKETGALGYGGTGRAFVFNGKTGALLRTLQAPQPQIGGGFGWSVAALGDLSGDGVPEQLIGAFGQDGDGRAFVFDGFTGKLLRTLQSPQPPGGSAFGWSVANTGDLNKDGVSDMIVGAPYSPAGAATVQGRAYAFSGKDGKLLLTLDDPQPAAGEVFGWRVASAGDLNKDGIPDLLIGAPYKDIGSTSSQGAALIFNGADGKLLFVLNSPAPRPYSGFGYTIAQGPDVDRDGAPEILIGAPFQTVDVEHVQGEVFLFNGRDGRHLTTFDDPYPHQGASFGYSIAAPGDVNGDKIPDFAFGASGQAVMDKVAVGRVFVFLSQP from the coding sequence ATGGTGCGTTATTTTCGGCTCGTGGCTTCCCTTGCTTGCTTTCTCCTCTTCAGTCAGGCGCTGCCAGCGGTGGGGAAGAGTCGCTATTTGATGCTGGATAACCCGATCCGTATGACATTCGGAGGGTTCGCTTCCTCGATGGTGGTCGCAGGGGATGTGGACGGCGACGGGGTGAACGATTTGCTCGTGGGCGCCTACGAGTTCCAGGTCCGCTATGAATCTCCGGACAGGCATTTGGAGCCAGACAACATTTCCGAGCATCAAGGCCGCGCGTTTGTGTTCAGCGGCAAAACCGGCAATCTCTTGCTCACGCTCAATGCCCCGGAACCGATGGCCTATGCGGCGTTCGGCTTCGCGCTGGCAAGCGCTGGAGATGTGAATAAGGACGGGACTCCGGATCTCTTGGTGGGGGCGTTTGGTTATGGAGTGACGAAAGAGACCGGAGCGCTCGGCTACGGGGGCACCGGCCGGGCCTTTGTCTTCAACGGCAAAACCGGAGCTTTGCTGCGTACTTTGCAAGCCCCGCAGCCGCAAATCGGCGGCGGCTTCGGCTGGTCGGTCGCGGCGCTTGGCGATCTGAGCGGCGACGGAGTGCCCGAACAACTGATTGGTGCGTTCGGTCAGGATGGCGACGGACGCGCGTTTGTGTTCGACGGTTTTACCGGAAAACTCCTGCGCACGTTGCAATCTCCGCAGCCGCCAGGCGGCTCCGCCTTTGGCTGGTCCGTCGCCAATACCGGCGATCTGAATAAGGATGGGGTTTCCGACATGATAGTGGGTGCTCCCTACAGCCCAGCCGGAGCGGCGACTGTCCAGGGGCGTGCCTATGCTTTTAGCGGGAAAGATGGGAAACTGCTGCTGACGTTGGACGATCCGCAACCCGCCGCCGGCGAAGTGTTCGGCTGGCGCGTGGCTTCGGCGGGCGATCTCAACAAAGACGGCATTCCCGATCTCCTGATCGGTGCTCCTTACAAAGATATCGGTTCTACTTCCTCGCAGGGTGCGGCGCTGATCTTTAACGGTGCGGATGGGAAGTTGCTGTTCGTCTTAAACAGCCCGGCGCCACGACCGTACTCGGGTTTTGGCTACACGATTGCCCAAGGACCGGATGTCGATAGGGATGGCGCCCCGGAGATTCTTATCGGTGCCCCCTTCCAGACGGTCGATGTGGAGCATGTGCAAGGAGAAGTCTTTCTCTTTAATGGGCGCGACGGGCGCCATTTGACGACCTTCGATGACCCTTACCCGCATCAAGGGGCGAGCTTCGGGTACTCGATCGCTGCGCCTGGGGACGTCAACGGCGACAAAATTCCAGACTTTGCCTTCGGGGCTTCCGGGCAAGCCGTCATGGATAAGGTTGCTGTGGGCCGCGTCTTCGTCTTTCTGTCGCAGCCATAA
- a CDS encoding cytidylate kinase-like family protein has protein sequence MRSPANMLTISHQYGSAGSRIARELGRRLDWSVWEKEIVRQIASQYKVSEEYIEAKDERVDSFIERMVGLFGMGGFESAYEVPPPLWLNDAQLVRMTKGIVEDVAKQGRAIIVGRAGNHILAKHPTTVHVFLLAPLSVRTERVMQTEGLTHSAAEHRITAMDKLRADYVHTFYHADWLDSHTYNLVIDTGIWNEEHTIGMIQWALEHTA, from the coding sequence ATGCGCTCACCCGCCAACATGCTAACGATTTCCCATCAATACGGCAGTGCCGGGAGCCGGATCGCTCGTGAGCTGGGCCGCCGCCTCGACTGGTCGGTCTGGGAAAAAGAGATCGTTCGGCAAATCGCGTCGCAATACAAAGTGTCGGAAGAATACATTGAGGCCAAAGACGAGCGGGTCGATTCTTTCATCGAACGCATGGTCGGGCTCTTCGGCATGGGCGGGTTCGAGTCGGCCTACGAAGTGCCGCCCCCATTGTGGTTGAACGATGCCCAGCTCGTGCGGATGACCAAGGGCATTGTCGAGGATGTGGCCAAACAAGGCCGGGCGATCATCGTGGGGCGGGCTGGGAATCATATCCTGGCGAAACATCCGACGACGGTGCACGTCTTTTTACTGGCACCGCTGTCGGTGCGTACCGAGCGCGTGATGCAAACCGAAGGGCTGACCCACTCCGCCGCTGAACATCGCATTACCGCCATGGATAAATTGCGTGCCGACTACGTCCACACCTTTTACCATGCCGACTGGCTCGACTCGCATACCTATAACCTGGTGATCGACACTGGTATCTGGAACGAAGAACACACCATCGGCATGATCCAGTGGGCGCTGGAACATACGGCGTAG
- a CDS encoding TolC family protein produces MQLLVFSIFFLSALVVPVGAQEEATQPPPLTLQEAVDTALRHHPTIRMDRATIEAAQQRVRQQIAGYLPKGAYTYTYSRQQRPLSAAVGGVQVGGQQQRTFSQIFNFNSTNFSMTQLLFDFGRNLNSIQAAVASVDASTADLETTQQAVIFNTKQAYYGLLSSQQLLGVAEETVRQNQKHLEEAQARFEVGVAPRFDVTQAQVQVSNAELNLVTARNNVDLGFETLRTAMGQTEPLRVTLTEVLAQPPASLNEEPVLQQAYARRPELESLRAQQRAVNERITALQKQYLPSLSGSAQYNWTGREYPLQQGWLWGMTVTVPLFDSILTTSQLGEAQATLRNLQAQEQNLRQQVTLEVRQSILNARRAVESIRVSGQTQVQAQENLELAEGRYAAGVGNIIEVTDAQVSLTSARANNIKALYDYKTALAELEKAIGFPLE; encoded by the coding sequence ATGCAGCTACTGGTATTCTCGATCTTTTTCCTTTCGGCTCTCGTCGTTCCCGTCGGTGCTCAAGAAGAGGCGACTCAGCCGCCGCCTCTCACGTTGCAAGAGGCGGTGGACACGGCGCTGCGCCACCATCCCACCATTCGCATGGACCGCGCCACCATCGAAGCCGCGCAACAGCGCGTCCGCCAGCAGATCGCCGGCTACCTGCCGAAAGGGGCGTACACCTATACCTATTCTCGCCAACAGCGTCCACTGTCGGCGGCGGTCGGTGGCGTGCAGGTGGGCGGTCAGCAGCAACGCACCTTTTCTCAGATTTTCAATTTTAATTCGACCAACTTTTCGATGACTCAACTGCTTTTCGATTTCGGCCGCAATCTCAATTCCATTCAAGCTGCGGTCGCCTCTGTCGATGCCAGCACCGCCGACCTCGAAACCACGCAGCAAGCCGTCATCTTTAATACCAAGCAAGCCTATTACGGGCTCTTGTCTTCCCAGCAACTGCTCGGCGTGGCGGAGGAAACCGTTCGGCAGAACCAGAAACATTTAGAAGAAGCACAGGCACGCTTCGAGGTCGGAGTCGCGCCGCGCTTCGATGTCACTCAAGCCCAGGTGCAGGTGTCGAACGCAGAATTGAACCTCGTGACCGCGCGCAACAATGTGGACCTGGGCTTCGAGACCTTGCGGACCGCCATGGGACAAACCGAGCCTTTGCGTGTGACGCTCACCGAGGTGCTCGCACAACCACCAGCCTCGCTGAATGAGGAGCCCGTGCTCCAACAGGCTTACGCCCGTCGCCCGGAGCTTGAGAGCCTCCGTGCGCAACAACGCGCCGTAAACGAGCGCATTACTGCCCTGCAAAAGCAGTATCTCCCGTCTCTGTCGGGCTCGGCGCAATACAACTGGACCGGACGCGAATATCCGCTCCAACAAGGCTGGCTCTGGGGCATGACTGTCACTGTTCCGTTGTTCGATAGTATTCTCACTACATCCCAGCTTGGCGAAGCCCAGGCGACGCTGCGCAACTTGCAGGCGCAGGAGCAGAACCTCCGCCAACAGGTCACTCTTGAAGTGCGGCAAAGTATCCTCAACGCTCGCCGCGCGGTGGAAAGCATCCGCGTGAGCGGACAGACGCAGGTGCAGGCGCAAGAGAACTTGGAACTCGCTGAAGGCCGTTATGCCGCCGGCGTCGGTAACATCATTGAGGTGACGGACGCACAAGTGTCGTTGACCTCCGCGCGGGCCAATAACATCAAGGCGTTGTACGACTACAAAACTGCGCTTGCCGAGCTAGAAAAAGCGATCGGCTTTCCCCTCGAATGA